The following proteins come from a genomic window of Candidatus Neptunochlamydia vexilliferae:
- the rsmA gene encoding 16S rRNA (adenine(1518)-N(6)/adenine(1519)-N(6))-dimethyltransferase RsmA, translating into MPLYKPSELHQFLKELGIHPKKGLSQNFLIDGNILNKLVAAAQLTPGEQVLEIGPGPGVLTEALLEAEAKVIAIEKDEKLAEHLRRFQNVEIIVDDFRNVSLKHLLKGKTKVIANIPYSLTGIILQELLPKRELITSIHLMVQKEVAERCTAKKGTKNYSSFTLFTDYHADAKLLFTVPRTCFYPKPKVDSAILELKLKPPPVSAPYEPLFELIRAAFQQRRKMLRASLKTFASIEDVNPALHQIGHAETARPQELTLQDFSDLWFALSKGQKTSARLENSGY; encoded by the coding sequence ATGCCGCTTTACAAACCTTCAGAGCTGCATCAATTTCTTAAGGAGCTGGGGATTCACCCTAAAAAGGGGCTCTCCCAAAACTTTCTCATCGATGGAAATATCCTAAATAAACTGGTGGCAGCGGCTCAGCTTACTCCTGGAGAGCAGGTACTAGAAATTGGCCCAGGCCCGGGCGTTTTGACCGAAGCGCTTCTAGAGGCTGAAGCAAAAGTTATCGCGATCGAAAAAGATGAAAAGCTGGCCGAACACTTAAGACGATTTCAAAATGTTGAGATTATTGTCGATGACTTTCGCAATGTCTCTTTAAAGCATTTGCTTAAGGGAAAAACAAAAGTGATCGCAAATATTCCCTACAGCCTCACCGGGATCATCCTTCAGGAACTCCTTCCCAAAAGGGAGCTGATCACATCGATCCATCTCATGGTTCAAAAAGAGGTGGCTGAGCGGTGCACCGCAAAAAAAGGGACTAAAAACTATAGCTCCTTTACCCTCTTTACCGATTACCATGCAGACGCCAAGCTCCTCTTTACTGTCCCCCGCACTTGCTTTTATCCTAAGCCGAAGGTGGATTCTGCTATTTTGGAACTCAAGCTCAAACCTCCTCCAGTCAGCGCCCCTTATGAACCACTGTTTGAGCTGATTCGCGCTGCTTTCCAGCAAAGGCGAAAAATGCTCCGCGCTTCACTCAAGACATTCGCTTCTATAGAAGATGTCAATCCCGCTTTACATCAGATTGGGCATGCTGAGACCGCCCGCCCTCAAGAGCTTACCCTTCAGGATTTTTCTGACTTGTGGTTTGCACTCTCCAAAGGCCAAAAAACTTCTGCGCGATTAGAGAACTCAGGTTATTAG
- a CDS encoding D-alanyl-D-alanine carboxypeptidase family protein yields MRAIFLLVFSFLGCVLFAQPLKVTVSAKSALLVNAETGAILYDKKGGDRIYPASLTKIATCLYALRENKKGLDHIVKCSRHGLRRMSKSVKMAHNYRDPAYYLEPDGSHFWIKRGEELSFQDLLYGMMLASGNDAANFVAISTSGSIPKFMKGLNRYLKEMGCEDTHFANPHGLHHPNHWSTAHDIALIVKEAMKNELFRTIVSTREYERSRTNLQKPKMIKSRDLLIHPGKFSYPRAHGMKTGGHSDAGYTYASVAKEGDRMLIAILLGCPDIHSRFRDAIRLFDAAFEEEKEERLLFKKEDNTFSREIARGKTPIKATLSQDITISYYPAEEPQVTIELNWKHLTPPIQKGSHVGEMNILDEQGRVLESSPLIATAKTERTFSALMGDTIRGKEAPPIGLQRTLIFLLACAVLLILFGLWRVQTTSQKNP; encoded by the coding sequence ATGCGTGCTATTTTTCTACTTGTTTTCTCTTTTTTAGGATGCGTTTTATTTGCGCAGCCACTAAAGGTCACGGTTTCGGCAAAATCGGCCCTGCTTGTGAATGCCGAAACAGGAGCTATTCTCTACGATAAAAAAGGGGGAGACCGGATCTATCCGGCCAGCCTCACAAAGATCGCGACCTGCCTGTACGCCTTAAGGGAAAATAAAAAAGGGCTCGACCATATTGTTAAATGTTCACGTCATGGCTTAAGGAGGATGAGTAAAAGTGTCAAAATGGCCCATAACTACCGCGACCCCGCCTATTATTTAGAGCCTGATGGGAGCCATTTTTGGATTAAAAGGGGCGAGGAACTTTCGTTTCAGGATTTACTCTATGGAATGATGCTGGCTTCAGGAAATGATGCGGCAAACTTTGTGGCCATTTCTACGTCGGGAAGCATTCCAAAATTTATGAAGGGGCTGAATCGCTATCTGAAAGAGATGGGATGTGAAGATACCCACTTTGCCAACCCCCACGGGCTTCACCATCCCAACCATTGGTCAACGGCCCATGACATTGCACTCATTGTGAAAGAGGCGATGAAAAATGAACTTTTTCGGACCATTGTTTCGACGCGGGAATATGAAAGGAGCCGGACCAATCTCCAAAAGCCCAAAATGATTAAAAGTCGTGACCTCCTTATCCACCCAGGAAAATTTTCCTATCCGAGAGCTCATGGGATGAAAACAGGGGGGCACTCCGATGCGGGGTATACCTATGCCAGCGTTGCCAAAGAGGGAGACCGGATGCTTATCGCCATCCTTTTAGGATGTCCCGATATCCATTCGAGGTTCCGCGATGCGATTCGCCTGTTCGATGCCGCTTTTGAAGAGGAAAAAGAGGAGCGCCTTCTCTTTAAAAAAGAAGACAACACCTTTAGTCGGGAAATCGCTCGGGGGAAAACCCCTATTAAGGCAACCCTTAGTCAAGACATTACCATTTCTTACTATCCTGCCGAAGAACCTCAAGTCACTATTGAGCTCAACTGGAAACATCTGACCCCTCCAATCCAAAAAGGAAGTCACGTTGGGGAGATGAACATCCTAGATGAGCAGGGAAGGGTATTAGAAAGCTCTCCCCTGATTGCAACAGCAAAGACCGAGCGGACATTTTCTGCTTTGATGGGAGATACAATTCGCGGGAAAGAAGCTCCCCCTATAGGTCTTCAAAGAACCCTGATCTTTCTCTTAGCGTGCGCGGTCTTGCTTATTCTTTTTGGCCTTTGGAGAGTGCAAACCACAAGTCAGAAAAATCCATGA